In Risungbinella massiliensis, the genomic stretch TAAGAAAAAAGTGAGGGGATTTTTTGATTGTTTTTAAAGAAGTAAGTAAAACGTTTTCGGATGGCTTTCAGGCACTAAAAAACATCGATTTTCAGATTCATAAGGGTGAGCTGATCACCTTCATCGGACCGAGTGGTTGTGGGAAGACCACTACGATGAAAATGATCAATCGCTTAATCGAGCCAACAAGTGGATCTATATTCATCAATGGGAAAAACATTAATGAAACCAATCCTGTGGAACTGCGGAGGAATATTGGTTATGTAATTCAACAAATTGGATTACTACCTCATATGACCATTGGAGAAAACATTTCTCTTGTTCCAAGATTGAAAGGCTGGGAAGAAGAGAAATATTCCAGACGTGTCGATGAACTACTAGATTTAGTAGGGCTGGATCCTAGTCTATTCCGAGATAGGTTTCCAATGGAATTAAGTGGTGGGCAACAACAACGCGTAGGTGTTGTTCGTGCATTAGCTGCAGAACCTCCAATCGTGCTAATGGATGAACCTTTCAGTGCATTAGATCCGATTAGCAGAGAACAATTACAGGATGAATTAGTAAATTTGCAGGAATCTATCAAAAAAACGATTGTATTCGTTACTCATGACATGGATGAAGCGATCAAGATAGCAGATCGGATTGCCATCATGAATGAAGGAGTAATCGTCCAATTTGATACTCCAGAAAAAATCCTCCGACACCCCCAAAATGACTTTGTCAGAGACTTTATCGGCGAAAACCGATTGGAAATAAAATCTTCTACCAATCCTACCGCTTCTGATCTGATGATCCAGAAAGTGATCACCGCAAAACCGACCAGAGGTTTAGCAGAATCCTTAAAATGGATGTCCAAAAATCGGGTAGACAGCCTACTTGTAACAGATCAAAGTAATAAATTGCTTGGAATTGTTTACTTAGAAGATGTAGAGAAGTTTTACAACGATGAAGAGAAAACACTCCAAGATATTATGCATCGAGACTTG encodes the following:
- a CDS encoding ABC transporter ATP-binding protein gives rise to the protein MIVFKEVSKTFSDGFQALKNIDFQIHKGELITFIGPSGCGKTTTMKMINRLIEPTSGSIFINGKNINETNPVELRRNIGYVIQQIGLLPHMTIGENISLVPRLKGWEEEKYSRRVDELLDLVGLDPSLFRDRFPMELSGGQQQRVGVVRALAAEPPIVLMDEPFSALDPISREQLQDELVNLQESIKKTIVFVTHDMDEAIKIADRIAIMNEGVIVQFDTPEKILRHPQNDFVRDFIGENRLEIKSSTNPTASDLMIQKVITAKPTRGLAESLKWMSKNRVDSLLVTDQSNKLLGIVYLEDVEKFYNDEEKTLQDIMHRDLVTVEPDCSYSDVAEVFAKYKVPSIPVLQNSKLMGLITRSSMMRGLAGMKPATPAEGGIQHD